The Macadamia integrifolia cultivar HAES 741 unplaced genomic scaffold, SCU_Mint_v3 scaffold688, whole genome shotgun sequence genome includes a region encoding these proteins:
- the LOC122069668 gene encoding probable tyrosine-protein phosphatase DSP4: MKVEKVGREMCIANEITVDEELELKLEMISEAKIPVPVAETDRDGEELFVPPLNFSMVDNGIFRSGFPDTANFSFLQTLGLRSIICLCPEPYPDPNTEFLKSNGIRLFQFGIEGYKEPFVNIPEDMIREALKVVLDVRNHPILIHCKRGKHRTGCLVGCLRKLQRWCLSSVFDEYQRFAAAKARVSDQRFMELFDDSSLKHLPSTFSCSNSKSEGFTSQGRGWKSYPKY, from the exons ATGAAAGTTGAGAAGGTCGGGAGAGAGATGTGTATAGCAAATGAGATTACGGTAGACGAGGAGCTAGAGCTGAAGCTGGAGATGATCTCTGAGGCTAAGATTCCGGTCCCCGTTGCAGAGACCGACAGAGATGGCGAGGAGTTGTTCGTTCCGCCTCTCAATTTCTCTATGGTCGATAATGGCATCTTCAGGTCTGGCTTCCCCGATACGGCCAACTTCTCATTCTTACAAACCCTTGGACTTCGTTCTATCAT ATGTCTTTGTCCCGAGCCTTATCCGGACCCCAATACCGAGTTTCTCAAGTCAAATGGGATTCGGCTTTTTCAGTTCGGGATCGAAGGATacaag GAACCTTTTGTAAATATTCCGGAGGATATGATTCGTGAAGCACTCAAAGTTGTCCTTG ATGTTAGGAACCACCCAATTTTAATCCATTGCAAGCGGGGAAAG CATCGAACTGGTTGTCTGGTGGGGTGCTTGAGAAAATTGCAACGATGGTGCCTTTCTTCAGTCTTTGATGAGTACCAGCGATTTGCTGCTGCcaaagctagggtttcagatcAGAGGTTTATGGAGTTGTTCGATGATTCCAGCTTGAAGCACCTGCCTTCGACATTCTCATGTTCCAACTCAAAGTCCGAAGGCTTTACTTCCCAGGGAAGAGGATGGAAATCTTATCCAAAATATTAA